A region of Nocardioides sp. JS614 DNA encodes the following proteins:
- a CDS encoding vitamin B12-dependent ribonucleotide reductase, translated as MTETVSGRTGAKTGLKIERVFSTEGVHPYDELTWERRDVVQTNWKTGETVFEQRGVEFPDTWSVNASTIVTTKYFRGAVGTDAREWSLKQLVDRVVKTYTKAGVDHGYFATVGDAEVFEHELTWLLVHQYFSFNSPVWFNVGTPSPQQVSACFILSVDDSMDSILNWYKEEGFIFKGGSGAGLNLSRIRSSKELLSSGGTASGPVSFMRGADASAGTIKSGGATRRAAKMVVLDVDHPDIEEFIETKAREEDKIRALRDAGFDMDLGGKDITSVQYQNANNSVRVSDEFMRAVEDGTDFGLRARKTGEVIERVDARELFRKISQAAWECADPGLQYDDTINDWHTNPETGRITASNPCSEYMSLDNSSCNLASLNLLKFLKDDDTFDAELFAKAVEVIITAMDISICFADFPTEAIGRTTVDYRQLGIGYANLGALLMAMGLGYDSDGGRAMAAAITSLMTGTSYKRSAELAGVVGPYNGYARNAEAHKRVMRKHQAANDTVRTLAITDSQVHKLATQAWADVIELGATHGFRNAQASVLAPTGTIGFMMDCDTTGIEPDFSLVKFKKLVGGGSMQIVNQTVPRALKKLGYQPEQIEAIVAYIAEHGHVVDAPGLRTEHYEVFDTAMGVRSLKPMGHVRMMAAAQPFLSGAISKTVNLPETATVEDVEDIYLQSWKLGLKATAIYRDNAKVGQPLADAKAKKADAGTDAAAGEPTKVVEKIVYAPTRKRLPKSRVSRTTSFTVGGAEGYMTSGAHDDGELGEIFLKLGKQGSTLAGVMDAFSIAVSIGLQYGVPLETYVSKFTNLRFEPAGLTDDADVRMAQSIMDYIFRRLALDYLDFETRQGLGIYSADERQRYLETGSYEPIEETGSAAELIADHDHDIEEATVVEEAPVVELVETPEVKAGPVKTAHTSAELLEQITGTAVDSPLCFTCGTKMRPAGSCYVCEGCGSTSGCS; from the coding sequence ATGACCGAGACCGTGAGCGGGCGCACCGGCGCCAAGACCGGCCTGAAGATCGAGCGGGTCTTCAGCACCGAGGGGGTGCACCCGTACGACGAGCTGACCTGGGAGCGCCGCGACGTCGTGCAGACCAACTGGAAGACCGGTGAGACCGTCTTCGAGCAGCGCGGCGTGGAGTTCCCCGACACCTGGTCGGTCAACGCCTCGACCATCGTCACCACCAAGTACTTCCGCGGTGCGGTCGGCACCGACGCCCGCGAGTGGAGCCTCAAGCAGCTGGTCGACCGGGTCGTGAAGACCTACACCAAGGCCGGCGTCGACCACGGCTACTTCGCCACGGTCGGCGATGCCGAGGTCTTCGAACACGAGCTGACCTGGCTGCTCGTGCACCAGTACTTCTCCTTCAACAGCCCCGTCTGGTTCAACGTCGGCACCCCGTCGCCGCAGCAGGTCTCGGCCTGCTTCATCCTCTCCGTCGACGACTCGATGGACTCGATCCTGAACTGGTACAAGGAGGAGGGCTTCATCTTCAAGGGCGGCTCGGGCGCCGGCTTGAACCTCTCCCGGATCCGCTCCTCCAAGGAGCTGCTCTCCTCCGGCGGCACCGCGTCGGGCCCGGTCTCGTTCATGCGTGGCGCCGACGCCTCCGCCGGCACCATCAAGTCCGGTGGCGCCACCCGGCGCGCGGCGAAGATGGTCGTCCTGGACGTCGACCACCCCGACATCGAGGAGTTCATCGAGACCAAGGCGCGCGAGGAGGACAAGATCCGCGCGCTGCGCGACGCCGGCTTCGACATGGACCTCGGCGGCAAGGACATCACCTCGGTCCAGTACCAGAACGCCAACAACTCGGTGCGGGTCAGCGACGAGTTCATGCGTGCGGTCGAGGACGGCACCGACTTCGGCCTGCGCGCCCGCAAGACCGGCGAGGTCATCGAGCGCGTCGACGCCCGTGAGCTGTTCCGCAAGATCAGCCAGGCCGCGTGGGAGTGCGCCGACCCGGGCCTGCAGTACGACGACACCATCAACGACTGGCACACCAACCCCGAGACCGGGCGGATCACCGCGTCCAACCCGTGCTCGGAGTACATGTCGCTGGACAACTCCTCGTGCAACCTCGCCTCGCTGAACCTGCTGAAGTTCCTCAAGGACGACGACACCTTCGACGCCGAGCTGTTCGCGAAGGCCGTCGAGGTGATCATCACCGCGATGGACATCTCGATCTGCTTCGCGGACTTCCCGACCGAGGCGATCGGCCGGACCACCGTCGACTACCGCCAGCTCGGCATCGGCTACGCCAACCTCGGCGCGCTGCTGATGGCGATGGGCCTGGGCTACGACTCCGACGGTGGTCGCGCGATGGCCGCCGCGATCACCTCGCTGATGACCGGCACGTCGTACAAGCGCTCGGCCGAGCTGGCCGGTGTCGTGGGCCCCTACAACGGCTACGCCCGCAACGCGGAGGCCCACAAGCGGGTGATGCGCAAGCACCAGGCCGCCAACGACACGGTCCGCACGCTCGCCATCACCGACAGCCAGGTGCACAAGCTCGCCACCCAGGCCTGGGCCGACGTGATCGAGCTCGGCGCGACCCACGGCTTCCGCAACGCGCAGGCCTCGGTGCTCGCGCCCACCGGGACCATCGGCTTCATGATGGACTGCGACACGACCGGCATCGAGCCGGACTTCTCGCTGGTCAAGTTCAAGAAGCTGGTCGGCGGCGGCTCGATGCAGATCGTCAACCAGACGGTCCCGCGGGCCCTGAAGAAGCTCGGCTACCAGCCCGAGCAGATCGAGGCGATCGTCGCCTACATCGCCGAGCACGGCCACGTGGTCGACGCCCCGGGCCTGCGGACCGAGCACTACGAGGTCTTCGACACCGCGATGGGCGTTCGCTCGCTCAAGCCGATGGGTCACGTGCGGATGATGGCCGCCGCCCAGCCATTTTTGAGCGGTGCGATCTCGAAAACCGTCAACCTCCCGGAGACGGCCACCGTTGAGGACGTCGAGGACATCTACCTGCAGTCCTGGAAGCTCGGCCTCAAGGCGACCGCCATCTACCGCGACAACGCGAAGGTGGGCCAGCCGCTGGCCGACGCCAAGGCCAAGAAGGCCGACGCGGGCACCGACGCTGCGGCCGGCGAGCCGACCAAGGTCGTGGAGAAGATCGTCTACGCCCCGACCCGCAAGCGGCTGCCGAAGTCCCGCGTCTCGCGCACCACCTCGTTCACGGTGGGTGGCGCCGAGGGCTACATGACCTCGGGTGCCCACGACGACGGCGAGCTGGGCGAGATCTTCCTCAAGCTCGGCAAGCAGGGCTCGACCCTGGCCGGCGTGATGGATGCGTTCTCGATCGCGGTCAGCATCGGCCTGCAGTACGGCGTCCCGCTGGAGACCTACGTCTCGAAGTTCACCAACCTGCGCTTCGAGCCGGCCGGCCTCACCGACGACGCGGACGTGCGGATGGCGCAGTCGATCATGGACTACATCTTCCGCCGCCTCGCCCTGGACTACCTCGACTTCGAGACCCGCCAGGGCCTGGGGATCTACTCCGCCGACGAGCGTCAGCGCTACCTCGAGACCGGCTCGTACGAGCCCATCGAGGAGACCGGCTCCGCCGCCGAGCTGATCGCCGACCACGACCACGACATCGAGGAAGCCACGGTGGTCGAGGAGGCACCGGTGGTCGAGCTTGTCGAGACCCCGGAGGTGAAGGCAGGGCCTGTGAAGACGGCCCACACCTCCGCCGAGCTCCTCGAGCAGATCACCGGCACCGCCGTCGACAGCCCGCTGTGCTTCACCTGCGGCACCAAGATGCGCCCCGCCGGCTCCTGCTACGTCTGCGAGGGCTGCGGCAGTACCAGCGGCTGCAGCTGA
- the nrdR gene encoding transcriptional regulator NrdR — protein MHCPYCRNTDTRVLDSRVADDGGSIRRRRTCSACAKRFTTVELMQLTVLKRSGASEPFTREKAVAGVRKACKGRPVTEDQLACLGQAVEDALRLDGAAEVPAHEVGLAILGPLRELDEVAYLRFASVYRAFESADDFEDEIAMLRAERPAVAIEPVTVPATEPAPPQPVATG, from the coding sequence GTGCACTGTCCGTACTGCCGCAACACCGACACCCGGGTCCTCGACTCGCGAGTCGCCGACGACGGCGGATCGATCCGCCGCCGGCGTACCTGCTCGGCCTGCGCGAAGCGGTTCACGACCGTGGAGCTGATGCAGCTGACCGTGCTCAAGCGCTCCGGCGCGTCCGAGCCGTTCACCCGGGAGAAGGCCGTCGCCGGGGTCCGGAAGGCCTGCAAGGGCCGTCCGGTCACCGAGGACCAGCTCGCGTGCCTGGGCCAGGCGGTCGAGGACGCGCTCCGGTTGGACGGGGCGGCCGAGGTCCCGGCCCACGAGGTCGGCCTGGCGATCCTGGGTCCGCTGCGCGAGCTCGACGAGGTCGCCTACCTGCGCTTCGCCAGCGTCTACCGCGCCTTCGAGTCGGCCGACGACTTCGAGGACGAGATCGCGATGCTGCGCGCCGAGCGCCCGGCCGTCGCGATCGAGCCGGTGACGGTGCCGGCCACGGAGCCGGCCCCACCTCAGCCCGTCGCGACGGGCTGA
- a CDS encoding sigma-70 family RNA polymerase sigma factor, giving the protein MTAGIAPSRSDETIRLFTLRSAADPAERAEIEDQLIRLNMAVAVDATRRFRGRGIATDDLEQVAYVGLVKAVKGFDPDRGHDFLSFAIPTIRGEVRRHFRDLGWTVRPPRSIQEAQTKIIACEGELYQQLGRAPRPSEIAEHLGLDRDLVVEALGASGCFAPASLDAPAHEGDDDPIGRRLGFTDEGFDVAEARAVLAPVLAKLSKRERIIVEMRFFRGCTQAQIGEAIGVTQMQVSRLLTRLMARLREELNVTLAA; this is encoded by the coding sequence ATGACTGCAGGGATTGCACCGAGCCGTTCCGACGAGACCATCCGTCTCTTCACCCTCCGCTCCGCCGCCGACCCGGCAGAGCGGGCCGAGATCGAGGACCAGCTGATCCGCCTGAACATGGCGGTGGCCGTGGACGCGACCCGTCGCTTCCGCGGGCGCGGCATCGCCACCGACGACCTCGAGCAGGTCGCGTACGTCGGCCTGGTCAAGGCGGTCAAGGGTTTCGACCCGGACCGCGGCCACGACTTCTTGAGCTTCGCGATCCCGACCATCCGCGGCGAGGTCCGCCGGCACTTCCGCGACCTCGGCTGGACGGTGCGCCCGCCCCGCTCCATCCAGGAGGCGCAGACCAAGATCATCGCCTGCGAGGGCGAGCTCTACCAGCAGCTCGGCCGGGCGCCGCGCCCCTCGGAGATCGCCGAGCACCTCGGCCTCGACCGCGACCTCGTGGTGGAGGCGCTCGGCGCCAGCGGCTGCTTCGCGCCGGCCTCGCTCGACGCCCCCGCGCACGAGGGCGACGACGACCCGATCGGGCGCCGCCTGGGCTTCACCGACGAGGGCTTCGACGTGGCCGAGGCCCGCGCGGTGCTCGCGCCGGTGCTCGCGAAGCTCTCGAAGCGGGAGCGGATCATCGTGGAGATGCGCTTCTTCCGCGGCTGCACCCAGGCCCAGATCGGCGAGGCGATCGGCGTGACCCAGATGCAGGTCTCGCGGCTGCTGACGCGGCTGATGGCCCGGCTGCGCGAGGAGCTGAACGTCACGCTCGCCGCCTGA
- a CDS encoding LysM peptidoglycan-binding domain-containing protein: MSTMTIPAHPARVVRSAAARRGAVRLTRRGRLVVLAVAVLAILAIGFVLAGGSVATGESGHPEPTRVVMVGTGDTLWDIAAGLSDDGDVRAMVDRIQRLNALDSGMVVAGQRLLVPVE; the protein is encoded by the coding sequence ATGAGCACGATGACGATTCCCGCCCACCCGGCTCGGGTGGTGCGCTCCGCAGCCGCCCGCCGCGGCGCGGTCCGGCTGACCCGCCGTGGCCGCCTGGTGGTGCTCGCGGTCGCGGTGCTCGCGATCCTGGCGATCGGCTTCGTGCTGGCCGGCGGCTCGGTCGCCACCGGCGAGTCGGGCCACCCGGAGCCCACCCGCGTGGTGATGGTCGGCACCGGCGACACGCTCTGGGACATCGCCGCCGGCCTCTCCGACGACGGCGACGTGCGCGCGATGGTCGACCGGATCCAGCGGCTCAACGCCCTCGACTCCGGCATGGTCGTCGCCGGCCAGCGCCTCCTGGTGCCGGTGGAGTAG
- a CDS encoding SDR family NAD(P)-dependent oxidoreductase has translation MGALRGSSRRGASGRSAVVTGGARGIGRGIAERLVAEGYAVVVGDVDEAAARSCAEQIGAAEGRGLDVRDPDAHRAAAAAAMRHGELAAWFNNAGVGDDGLIGDLTDEAVRRVVEVNLLGTLWGMRAAVAAFGPRGGDVVNTASLAGLGPVPGYSVYAATKAAIVSASMSVAAETPRRVRVHALCPDGVRTAMLDAQTPGGLGAALVHSGGRILTVEEVAAAAVGLLGTGRVVRTVPAWRGGLVRATTLAPSVAARATGLFAAQGRRAIAKGR, from the coding sequence ATGGGTGCACTCCGAGGTTCAAGCAGGCGCGGGGCGAGTGGCCGCAGCGCGGTCGTCACGGGCGGGGCGCGCGGCATCGGGCGCGGGATCGCCGAGCGGCTGGTGGCGGAGGGGTACGCCGTGGTCGTCGGCGACGTGGACGAGGCGGCGGCGCGGTCCTGCGCGGAGCAGATCGGCGCGGCCGAGGGGCGCGGGCTCGACGTACGCGACCCGGACGCGCACCGCGCCGCGGCGGCCGCGGCGATGCGGCACGGCGAGCTGGCGGCCTGGTTCAACAACGCCGGGGTCGGCGACGACGGCCTGATCGGCGACCTCACCGACGAGGCCGTGCGGCGGGTGGTCGAGGTGAACCTGCTCGGCACCCTGTGGGGGATGCGGGCCGCGGTGGCCGCCTTCGGCCCGCGCGGCGGCGACGTCGTCAACACCGCCTCGCTCGCGGGCCTCGGCCCGGTGCCGGGCTACAGCGTGTACGCCGCCACCAAGGCCGCGATCGTCTCCGCCTCGATGTCGGTGGCCGCGGAGACCCCGCGCCGGGTCCGGGTGCACGCCCTGTGCCCGGACGGCGTGCGGACCGCGATGCTCGACGCGCAGACGCCCGGGGGCCTGGGCGCCGCGCTCGTGCACTCCGGCGGGCGGATCCTCACCGTCGAGGAGGTCGCCGCGGCCGCGGTCGGGCTGCTCGGGACCGGCCGGGTGGTGCGCACCGTCCCGGCCTGGCGGGGCGGGCTGGTGCGGGCCACGACCCTCGCGCCGTCCGTCGCCGCCCGTGCCACCGGCCTGTTCGCCGCCCAGGGCCGTCGGGCGATCGCGAAGGGCCGCTGA
- the lexA gene encoding transcriptional repressor LexA — MATPQTGKKTPSRRVSELPDGPPDATGLTPRQQRVLAHIKDSIEKRGYPPSMREIGEAVGLTSSSSVAHQLKTLEEKGFLKRDPHRPRALEVFLPEVMAARRSMSAAEESSFDETGVGDALPAAQYVPVVGRIAAGGPILAEERVEDVFPLPRQLVGDGQLFLLEVRGDSMIEAAICDGDYVAIRQQPTAENGEIVAAMIDGEATVKTFQRKDGNVWLLPHNPAYDPIDGTHATILGKVTAVLRRV; from the coding sequence ATGGCCACGCCCCAGACCGGCAAGAAGACCCCGTCCCGCCGCGTGAGCGAGCTGCCCGACGGACCGCCCGACGCCACCGGGCTGACCCCGCGCCAGCAGCGGGTGCTCGCCCACATCAAGGACTCCATCGAGAAGCGCGGCTACCCGCCCTCGATGCGCGAGATCGGGGAGGCGGTCGGGCTGACCAGCTCCTCGAGCGTGGCCCACCAGCTGAAGACCCTCGAGGAGAAGGGCTTCCTCAAGCGCGACCCGCACCGCCCGCGTGCCCTGGAGGTGTTCCTGCCCGAGGTGATGGCCGCGCGCCGGTCGATGTCGGCGGCCGAGGAGTCCTCCTTCGACGAGACCGGGGTCGGCGACGCGCTGCCCGCGGCGCAGTACGTGCCGGTCGTCGGCCGGATCGCCGCCGGCGGCCCGATCCTCGCCGAGGAGCGGGTCGAGGACGTCTTCCCGCTCCCCCGCCAGCTGGTCGGCGACGGCCAGCTGTTCCTGCTGGAGGTGCGCGGCGACTCGATGATCGAGGCCGCGATCTGCGACGGCGACTACGTCGCGATCCGCCAGCAGCCCACCGCCGAGAACGGCGAGATCGTGGCGGCCATGATCGACGGCGAGGCGACGGTCAAGACCTTCCAGCGCAAGGACGGAAATGTGTGGCTGCTGCCGCACAACCCGGCCTACGATCCGATCGACGGCACCCATGCCACCATCCTCGGTAAGGTGACAGCGGTGCTGCGACGGGTCTGA
- a CDS encoding phosphatase PAP2 family protein — protein MTTASALARSRPMPRWARGILELVLILALWVVYSLARLLADTDMGPALRRADELLHLEGLIGIQWEVPLNQLFSDHRVLGLAGSYWYATLHYVVTAGVLIWLWRLGADRYGPARRALVIGTLMGLMAYISLPTAPPRFIGGYVDILSLHAADGWWGADASAPRGLGGLTNELAAFPSLHAGWSLWVALALQIYATRKWVRVLGWLYALGTAVVIVGTGNHWVIDAIVGWMVILAGWAAAEAIGRVRLRHALGHLLRRLRRREPGLVLTAAPVQTTSRDDAAAQAPCPDDAVAQAAGRLVDSEQ, from the coding sequence GTGACGACAGCATCCGCGCTCGCCCGCAGCCGCCCGATGCCGCGGTGGGCGCGCGGCATCCTCGAGCTGGTCCTGATCCTCGCCCTCTGGGTCGTCTACAGCCTGGCCCGGCTCCTCGCCGACACCGACATGGGCCCGGCCCTGCGCCGCGCCGACGAGCTCTTGCACCTCGAGGGCCTGATCGGGATCCAGTGGGAGGTCCCGCTCAACCAGCTGTTCAGCGACCACCGGGTGCTCGGCCTGGCCGGCAGCTACTGGTACGCCACCCTCCACTACGTCGTCACCGCCGGCGTGCTGATCTGGCTGTGGCGGCTCGGCGCCGACCGCTATGGGCCCGCCCGCCGGGCCCTGGTGATCGGCACCCTGATGGGCCTGATGGCCTACATCTCGCTGCCGACCGCGCCGCCGCGCTTCATCGGTGGGTACGTCGACATCCTCAGCCTGCACGCGGCCGACGGCTGGTGGGGCGCTGACGCCTCGGCGCCCCGCGGCCTGGGCGGGCTGACCAACGAGCTCGCGGCCTTCCCCTCGCTGCACGCCGGCTGGTCGCTGTGGGTCGCGCTCGCCCTGCAGATCTACGCCACCCGCAAATGGGTGCGCGTGCTCGGCTGGCTCTACGCCCTGGGCACCGCCGTCGTCATCGTCGGCACCGGCAACCACTGGGTGATCGACGCGATCGTGGGCTGGATGGTCATCCTCGCGGGCTGGGCCGCGGCCGAAGCGATCGGCCGGGTCCGGCTCCGGCACGCCCTGGGCCACCTGCTGCGACGACTGCGCCGGCGCGAGCCCGGCCTGGTGCTCACGGCCGCACCGGTCCAGACCACCTCTCGCGATGACGCGGCGGCGCAGGCCCCGTGCCCCGATGACGCGGTGGCGCAGGCCGCCGGGCGGCTGGTCGACTCCGAGCAGTGA
- a CDS encoding alkaline phosphatase D family protein, giving the protein MTTLDRRTLLATGTAGAATLAVATGLDGPAGAAAPTGAADDPRASGRVFRHGVASGDPLPDAVLIWTRVTPTAASRPGSGHGPRVEVRWEVARDADFRRVVRRGRFQTGPSRDHTVKVDVTGLEPATWYHYRFRYDDAVSPVGRARTAPASDASPDHLRFGVVSCANLQAGWFSAYRGLAARDDLHAVLHLGDYLYEYGPGEYGYGIDDEDIRSHQPAHEMLTLADYRQRHAQYKQDPDLQALHAKYPWVITWDDHEVTNDAYREGAENHNPDLGEGDFHRRRARAHRAYDEWMPVRMDGTAGLRDGDRLFRRLQFGRLAEISMLDLRTYRDEQVARPLPEPLPVADAAVSDPDRTIVGRQQLDWLKQSLSRGRAQWKIIGNPVMIAPVDFGGLPDELIDPVNDVTGLLPRDGLPYNVDQWDGYTDDRREVFTHIRDHQVSDALFVTGDIHSGWACELPYDASTYPAGDSAGVEFVCSSVTSNNLKDLTGTPAHTTSTAVEQTILANNRHIKYLNFDDHGFSVLDVTPLRAQMDWYVIGDRADRDTSITWSVSYATRTGTGRVEQVGEPV; this is encoded by the coding sequence GTGACCACCCTCGATCGCCGTACCCTCCTCGCCACCGGCACCGCCGGCGCCGCGACGCTCGCCGTCGCCACCGGCCTCGACGGGCCCGCGGGCGCCGCCGCACCCACCGGCGCCGCGGACGACCCGCGCGCGAGCGGCCGGGTGTTCCGACACGGGGTCGCCTCCGGCGACCCGCTTCCCGACGCCGTGCTGATCTGGACCCGGGTGACGCCGACCGCCGCGAGCCGGCCGGGGTCGGGCCACGGCCCCCGGGTCGAGGTCCGCTGGGAGGTGGCGCGCGACGCCGACTTCCGCCGGGTGGTGCGCCGCGGCAGGTTCCAGACCGGGCCGAGCCGCGATCACACGGTCAAGGTCGACGTCACCGGGCTGGAGCCGGCGACCTGGTACCACTACCGCTTCCGGTACGACGACGCCGTCAGCCCGGTCGGCCGGGCCCGCACCGCCCCGGCGAGCGACGCCAGCCCGGACCACCTGCGCTTCGGCGTCGTGTCGTGCGCGAACCTGCAGGCGGGCTGGTTCTCCGCCTACCGGGGCCTTGCCGCGCGCGACGACCTGCACGCCGTGCTGCACCTCGGCGACTACCTCTACGAGTACGGCCCCGGCGAGTATGGCTACGGGATCGACGACGAGGACATCCGCTCGCACCAGCCGGCCCACGAGATGCTCACGCTGGCCGACTACCGCCAGCGGCACGCCCAGTACAAGCAGGACCCGGATCTGCAGGCGCTGCACGCGAAGTACCCGTGGGTGATCACCTGGGACGACCACGAGGTGACCAACGACGCCTATCGCGAGGGCGCCGAGAACCACAACCCCGACCTCGGCGAGGGCGACTTCCACCGGCGCCGCGCCCGGGCGCATCGCGCCTACGACGAGTGGATGCCGGTGCGCATGGACGGCACCGCCGGGCTGCGCGACGGCGACCGGTTGTTCCGGCGGCTGCAGTTCGGCCGGCTGGCGGAGATCAGCATGCTCGACCTGCGCACCTACCGCGACGAGCAGGTCGCACGCCCGCTCCCCGAGCCGCTCCCGGTGGCCGACGCGGCGGTGAGCGACCCCGACCGCACCATCGTGGGCCGCCAGCAGCTCGACTGGCTCAAGCAGTCGCTCTCGCGCGGTCGCGCGCAGTGGAAGATCATCGGCAACCCGGTGATGATCGCGCCGGTGGACTTCGGCGGGCTCCCCGACGAGCTGATCGACCCGGTCAACGACGTCACCGGGCTGCTCCCCCGCGACGGCCTGCCCTACAACGTCGACCAGTGGGACGGGTACACCGACGACCGCCGCGAGGTCTTCACGCACATCCGCGACCACCAGGTGAGCGACGCGCTGTTCGTGACCGGCGACATCCACTCCGGCTGGGCGTGCGAGCTGCCGTACGACGCCTCAACGTACCCAGCCGGCGACTCCGCGGGCGTGGAGTTCGTGTGCTCGTCGGTCACCTCGAACAACCTCAAGGACCTCACCGGCACGCCCGCGCACACCACGAGCACCGCGGTCGAGCAGACGATCCTGGCCAACAACCGGCACATCAAGTACCTCAACTTCGACGACCACGGCTTCTCCGTCCTGGACGTGACGCCGCTGCGCGCGCAGATGGACTGGTACGTCATCGGCGACCGCGCCGACCGGGACACCTCGATCACCTGGTCGGTCTCCTACGCGACCCGCACCGGCACCGGCCGGGTCGAGCAGGTCGGGGAGCCGGTGTGA